From Psychrobacillus sp. FSL K6-2836, a single genomic window includes:
- a CDS encoding DUF294 nucleotidyltransferase-like domain-containing protein: METYESIREWKELNITNFLDDIVSLNDFHDQVMLKVLRLATMKMETGPAPCDFCWFITGSGGRQEQGVISDQDHGIAYEISTEENDLYFKVFGKEISYGLYKVGYPYCEGKVMSSNPEWCKSYDGWQVQLNDWMHDKSWESIRYLQIFYDARVLHGKMEFINQLKSSIHAYQLQHPILLTRFTANVEHVKNVIGPVGQLLVERHGLYQGCVNLKYSGFLPYVNAIRLLSIREGIVETSTLVRMNKLIQIQEYAPLLKNSEKNYIDLLIYRLMLSQVESYSDTHYLQIEKLTKAERRDLKCIIKAGTKLHREVIALLKKGVHNGI; this comes from the coding sequence GTGGAAACGTATGAATCTATTCGAGAATGGAAGGAACTAAATATAACAAACTTCCTAGATGATATCGTTTCGCTCAATGATTTTCATGATCAGGTGATGCTCAAAGTATTAAGACTAGCAACTATGAAAATGGAAACTGGTCCAGCTCCATGTGATTTTTGTTGGTTTATAACAGGTAGTGGTGGGAGACAGGAACAAGGAGTAATCAGTGATCAAGATCATGGAATTGCCTATGAAATATCAACAGAAGAAAATGATTTATATTTTAAGGTATTTGGAAAAGAAATTTCTTACGGGCTATATAAAGTAGGTTACCCGTATTGTGAAGGTAAAGTGATGAGCTCTAATCCAGAGTGGTGTAAATCTTATGATGGTTGGCAAGTACAACTCAATGACTGGATGCATGATAAGAGCTGGGAATCCATTCGTTATCTTCAAATCTTTTATGATGCTAGGGTGCTTCACGGAAAGATGGAATTCATAAATCAGTTAAAATCATCCATTCATGCATACCAATTACAACATCCAATCCTACTAACGCGGTTTACTGCTAATGTAGAGCATGTCAAAAATGTAATTGGTCCGGTTGGTCAACTATTAGTGGAAAGGCATGGTTTATATCAAGGGTGCGTAAATTTAAAATACTCTGGATTCCTGCCGTATGTAAATGCCATTCGACTTCTTTCGATAAGAGAGGGAATAGTGGAAACTTCCACTTTAGTTCGGATGAATAAACTAATCCAAATTCAGGAGTATGCACCTTTATTAAAAAATAGCGAAAAAAATTATATAGATTTGTTAATTTATCGGCTTATGCTATCACAGGTCGAAAGTTATTCAGATACACACTATTTACAGATTGAAAAATTGACGAAGGCGGAACGGAGAGATCTTAAGTGTATTATTAAAGCTGGAACCAAATTACATCGTGAAGTGATTGCGTTGCTGAAAAAGGGTGTTCACAATGGCATTTGA
- a CDS encoding exonuclease domain-containing protein, whose product MAFEPFMQILRGIQGKRTNIGIGDVQSAQQMAFLRNLQKEMKKEDALKTSLDELKVVVFDIETTGFNPKQGHDIISIGAIKMHGSSIQEDDIFYSLIYSEKEIPLEVVGLTGITNDQLKEARFVGDVLIEFLQFTNDCILVAHHANHERNFMQYASTKLFRTSFKHRIVDTSFLYKIAEPNIQLSSLEDLCEHNSIPIVGRHHALEDAKMTAKLWSVYLEKVKIHGCKTLQDVYDQFARI is encoded by the coding sequence ATGGCATTTGAACCATTCATGCAAATACTAAGAGGAATTCAGGGAAAACGTACGAATATTGGTATAGGTGATGTTCAGAGTGCACAACAAATGGCATTCTTAAGGAATTTGCAAAAAGAAATGAAAAAAGAGGATGCACTGAAAACTTCTTTAGATGAACTTAAAGTTGTCGTGTTCGATATTGAAACGACTGGCTTTAACCCAAAACAAGGGCATGATATTATCTCCATTGGTGCAATAAAAATGCATGGTTCATCCATTCAAGAAGACGATATTTTTTACTCGCTTATTTACTCTGAAAAAGAAATTCCTTTGGAGGTTGTCGGACTGACAGGCATTACAAATGACCAATTGAAGGAAGCTAGATTTGTTGGGGATGTACTAATTGAATTTCTTCAATTTACAAATGACTGTATACTTGTAGCGCATCACGCTAATCACGAAAGGAATTTTATGCAATATGCAAGTACAAAACTATTTCGTACATCATTTAAGCATCGAATTGTTGATACCTCTTTTCTCTATAAAATTGCAGAGCCCAATATACAACTAAGTTCTTTAGAAGACCTATGTGAACATAACAGCATCCCAATTGTAGGACGCCATCATGCATTAGAGGATGCCAAAATGACTGCCAAACTTTGGAGCGTCTATTTGGAAAAAGTTAAAATACATGGTTGTAAAACGTTACAGGATGTGTACGATCAGTTTGCTAGAATCTAA
- a CDS encoding sugar transferase — translation MFSTILIKGEQPLESIDHTLSQQDSPYFYRRFGKRTVDVLASSLLLFLLLPAIVCLSIILFIFTGSPVLYKQKRAGLHNRAFIIWKFRTMQAEDVESSSHQYEWKDEVPQNFSFTTPPTLTITKLGKIYRKYSIDEIPQLWNVLKGEMSFVGPRPEMIEITNHYSPLQKKRLLVKPGITGYAQVHGRSTITHGEKITYDLYYVKHCSLLLDLTIIIRTLFIVITGKGAW, via the coding sequence TTGTTTTCTACAATATTAATCAAAGGAGAACAGCCCCTGGAAAGTATAGATCACACATTGTCCCAACAGGACAGCCCGTATTTCTATCGTCGTTTTGGTAAACGAACAGTGGATGTATTAGCTAGTTCATTGCTACTCTTTTTGTTGTTACCAGCTATTGTGTGCTTATCCATAATTCTATTTATCTTCACAGGTAGTCCTGTTCTATATAAACAAAAAAGGGCGGGATTACATAATCGAGCTTTTATAATTTGGAAGTTCCGAACAATGCAAGCAGAGGATGTTGAGTCTAGCTCTCACCAATACGAATGGAAAGATGAAGTCCCTCAAAACTTTTCTTTTACAACACCACCAACTTTAACGATTACTAAACTTGGGAAAATATATAGAAAATATAGTATTGATGAGATTCCCCAGCTTTGGAATGTCTTAAAAGGTGAGATGAGTTTTGTTGGCCCAAGACCAGAAATGATTGAAATTACCAACCATTATTCTCCCCTCCAAAAGAAACGTTTACTAGTTAAGCCAGGAATCACAGGATATGCCCAGGTGCATGGACGTTCCACAATCACGCACGGGGAAAAAATTACCTACGATTTATATTATGTAAAGCATTGCTCATTGCTGCTTGATCTGACGATTATAATACGAACCTTATTTATAGTAATTACGGGAAAAGGAGCATGGTGA
- a CDS encoding tyrosine-protein phosphatase, which translates to MLVDIHNHILPGLDDGPESLKEALLLAENAVANGITHVIATPHHLSEKYRNSALEVKEAVAGFYRELSQRNIHLKILPGQEIHLSANILEELEKDPFTLANSGKYLLIELPNSYIPANTLDVIYKIQLKGYTPIIVHPERNKILRKNKQLLYEYVCKGVLIQITASSLLGLNGRSFRKYTKELIKHNLVHFISSDAHHYIKRPFQLTKAFESIKRDFSESHVNYYCENANHIVYGTEIQPLLPIGFKNYYYL; encoded by the coding sequence TTGCTAGTTGATATTCATAATCATATCTTACCAGGACTAGATGATGGTCCCGAGTCTCTAAAAGAAGCTCTATTACTTGCAGAAAACGCTGTTGCTAATGGTATTACACATGTTATTGCAACCCCTCATCATTTAAGTGAAAAATATAGAAACTCAGCTTTAGAAGTTAAAGAGGCAGTTGCAGGTTTCTACAGAGAACTTAGTCAAAGAAATATACATTTAAAAATTCTACCAGGTCAAGAAATTCATTTATCGGCAAATATACTGGAGGAACTTGAAAAAGATCCTTTCACGCTAGCAAATAGTGGTAAGTATTTATTAATTGAACTTCCAAATTCCTATATACCAGCTAATACTTTGGACGTTATTTACAAAATACAGTTAAAAGGATACACCCCTATCATTGTACATCCAGAAAGAAATAAAATTCTTCGAAAAAACAAACAGTTACTTTACGAATATGTATGTAAAGGAGTCCTTATTCAAATTACAGCTTCTAGTTTACTCGGACTTAATGGCAGAAGCTTTAGAAAATATACAAAAGAGTTAATCAAACATAATTTAGTACACTTTATCTCTTCCGATGCGCATCATTATATAAAAAGACCATTCCAACTGACAAAAGCGTTTGAATCTATAAAAAGAGATTTCTCTGAAAGTCATGTTAATTATTATTGTGAAAATGCAAATCATATTGTATATGGTACTGAGATTCAGCCTTTACTACCTATTGGTTTTAAAAATTATTATTATTTGTAA
- a CDS encoding YveK family protein codes for MEEAITLQELFKIIKKRFVLIITILVLSMTVAGAVSYYYLTPIFQASTQVLINQKEFDQNQFNSQDIETNLQLINTYNVIIKSPVILSKVIDNLNLKTTADLLHKQITVTSEQNSQVVNVSVEDPDLQKAIDIANMTVKVFQEEINLLMNVDNVNILSLAVITKDTKPIKPNLILNIGIAAIIGLIIGIGITFLLEYLDTSVKTEQDIGELLGLPILGLVSPISNKYLKKTKEPKSHNRNGA; via the coding sequence ATGGAAGAAGCGATTACTTTACAAGAATTATTCAAAATTATAAAAAAGCGTTTTGTACTTATTATTACCATATTAGTTTTATCTATGACGGTTGCTGGTGCGGTTAGTTACTATTACCTAACACCAATATTTCAAGCATCGACTCAAGTTCTTATCAATCAAAAGGAATTCGATCAAAATCAATTTAATAGTCAAGATATTGAAACGAATCTTCAATTAATCAACACATATAATGTCATTATAAAAAGCCCGGTTATTCTATCGAAAGTTATTGACAACTTGAATCTAAAAACAACAGCAGATTTACTTCATAAGCAAATAACTGTAACTAGCGAACAAAACTCCCAAGTTGTGAACGTTAGCGTAGAAGATCCAGATTTACAAAAGGCAATCGACATTGCTAATATGACGGTCAAAGTATTTCAAGAAGAGATTAATTTACTGATGAATGTTGATAACGTTAATATTCTGTCACTAGCAGTAATTACGAAAGATACAAAGCCCATTAAACCAAACTTAATACTTAATATAGGAATAGCAGCTATTATCGGCTTAATAATTGGAATTGGAATAACCTTTCTATTGGAGTATTTAGATACATCTGTTAAAACAGAGCAGGATATTGGAGAATTACTTGGTCTACCAATATTAGGGCTTGTCAGTCCCATTTCAAATAAGTATCTAAAAAAAACAAAAGAACCAAAATCACACAATAGAAATGGGGCATAA
- a CDS encoding CpsD/CapB family tyrosine-protein kinase: MGHKFLFKRRKKIKPLARKLVTSSNPQSIISEQFRTVRTNIKFSMPNRELKTLLFTSSSIGEGKSTIAANVAIAFAQEGKKVLLIDADLRKPTMHYTFLKTITPGLTNLLTSYWNLNQVVKESGINGLDLITSGPIPSNPAELLELTSMDMLITEVKEKYDLIIFDAPPVLSVSDAQVLASKCDGTILVISSGSTEKVNVIKAKEVLQASYANILGTILNNYKIGKNHYYYQYYG; this comes from the coding sequence ATGGGGCATAAATTCTTGTTTAAAAGAAGGAAGAAAATAAAACCTTTAGCCCGAAAACTCGTGACAAGCTCCAACCCACAATCGATTATTTCAGAACAATTTCGTACCGTTCGGACAAACATTAAATTTTCAATGCCAAATAGGGAACTTAAAACCCTACTATTTACTTCCTCATCTATTGGAGAGGGGAAATCAACAATAGCAGCGAATGTTGCCATTGCATTTGCGCAAGAAGGAAAAAAAGTACTCCTTATCGATGCAGATTTGAGAAAGCCAACGATGCATTATACATTTCTTAAAACAATCACTCCTGGATTAACCAACTTACTGACGAGCTATTGGAATCTGAACCAAGTAGTGAAAGAATCTGGAATAAATGGATTAGATCTTATTACAAGTGGACCAATACCTTCAAATCCAGCAGAACTTCTTGAGTTGACTTCAATGGATATGCTAATAACAGAAGTAAAAGAAAAATACGACTTAATAATATTTGATGCCCCTCCAGTCTTGTCCGTTTCTGATGCACAAGTACTCGCCAGCAAATGCGACGGTACTATTCTTGTTATCAGCTCAGGTTCAACGGAAAAAGTAAATGTCATTAAAGCTAAAGAAGTACTCCAAGCTTCCTATGCAAACATACTTGGAACAATTCTTAACAACTATAAAATCGGGAAGAATCATTATTATTATCAGTATTATGGGTGA
- a CDS encoding glycosyltransferase, translated as MRILFVGYNLHIGGIQRSLINILNVLATEKDIDIDLFLFSPGGELFGEIPKNVNVIKSSYLLRLTATPFKNVIKYEKLFSWIMRIILMFLVRIVGSSNFFKILFSLEKNLNSYDVAISYFNDVPGNYFNRGCNQFVTEKVVANKKIGWIHTDPIKAKFSKEEIIESYRGFDSIVNVSKVGKDDFDRLFPFYSYKSSVVYNLTPIEEIYKSANSFPTLFQTNIINFVTVARIDNASKRIDRIIEVVKLLKMSGYINFKWWIIGNGPDLKKNQILSEKYEVSDYITFVGEKVNPYPFIKDADAFVLTSEYEGFPMVINEALILCTPIITTAYASAEEQIQNGFEGIIVNNDIKSLYEVLKSVLDGELILLELKKNIKKKNNFNHLALTQLKDLIY; from the coding sequence ATGAGAATCTTATTTGTAGGTTACAACTTACATATAGGTGGAATACAGAGATCGCTAATAAATATATTAAATGTATTAGCAACAGAGAAAGATATTGATATTGATTTATTTCTTTTCTCACCTGGAGGAGAATTATTCGGAGAAATACCTAAAAATGTAAATGTCATTAAAAGTAGCTATCTATTAAGATTAACAGCTACGCCATTTAAGAATGTGATTAAGTATGAAAAGCTATTTAGCTGGATAATGAGAATTATATTGATGTTTTTAGTAAGAATAGTGGGATCAAGTAACTTTTTTAAGATTCTATTCTCATTAGAGAAAAACTTAAATTCATATGATGTTGCTATATCATATTTTAATGATGTTCCAGGTAATTATTTTAATAGGGGTTGCAATCAATTTGTCACTGAAAAAGTCGTTGCGAACAAAAAAATAGGATGGATTCATACAGATCCGATTAAAGCTAAGTTTAGTAAAGAAGAAATTATTGAGTCATACAGGGGCTTTGACTCAATAGTTAATGTTTCGAAAGTAGGGAAAGATGACTTTGATCGTTTGTTTCCATTTTATAGCTATAAGTCTTCTGTAGTTTATAATTTAACTCCAATTGAAGAAATATACAAAAGTGCAAATTCTTTTCCAACATTATTCCAAACTAATATTATTAATTTTGTAACTGTAGCTCGAATAGACAACGCTTCAAAGAGAATAGATCGAATCATAGAAGTAGTGAAATTGTTAAAAATGAGTGGCTATATAAATTTCAAATGGTGGATTATTGGAAATGGTCCTGATTTGAAAAAAAATCAAATACTCTCTGAAAAATATGAAGTGAGCGATTATATAACGTTTGTAGGGGAGAAAGTGAATCCTTATCCTTTTATTAAGGATGCGGATGCTTTTGTACTTACCTCTGAATATGAGGGGTTTCCAATGGTAATAAATGAGGCTTTAATATTATGTACTCCAATAATAACTACCGCTTACGCTTCTGCAGAAGAGCAAATTCAAAACGGTTTTGAAGGGATAATTGTTAATAATGACATTAAATCTCTTTATGAAGTTTTGAAGTCAGTTCTTGACGGTGAATTAATATTACTAGAATTGAAGAAAAACATAAAAAAGAAAAATAATTTCAATCATTTGGCATTAACACAGCTGAAGGATCTTATTTATTAA
- a CDS encoding glycosyltransferase: MWLDLVVIGRNEEVNLNALKLSINKIDKLINKRIYVDSASIDNSVTMAKGFFDFVIELSRNEDLSASLGRKIGASFTEKEWILFLDADMELNDQFTEWLLNFENVTSNFGFVGKYKDIDRERNKNRYRVFKSKNGIARYFGGAVLLRRVALFEVGNWSSNIYANEEIELYSRMTKKGYKVEIIDQVMVNHYTEIPNTKEKIMNLFIIKNKKNFIGTSQVFIKAIKERFFIQLFRLQPLPYLLLIFNFLFLNILIFSHLIALIWLISSHILLIIFQKEIKSVILGYIFLYLLIMGLLIQIVDLAKFKRMKKT; encoded by the coding sequence TTGTGGTTAGACCTTGTTGTAATTGGTAGAAACGAGGAAGTAAATTTAAATGCATTAAAATTATCAATTAATAAAATTGATAAATTGATAAATAAAAGGATTTATGTAGATTCTGCTTCTATAGATAACAGCGTAACAATGGCAAAAGGTTTTTTTGATTTTGTAATAGAATTAAGCAGGAATGAAGATTTGTCAGCATCATTGGGCAGAAAAATTGGTGCAAGTTTTACTGAAAAAGAATGGATATTGTTTCTAGATGCAGACATGGAGTTAAATGATCAATTTACTGAATGGTTATTAAACTTTGAAAATGTAACAAGTAATTTTGGTTTTGTAGGTAAATATAAAGATATTGATAGAGAACGTAATAAAAATAGGTATCGAGTTTTTAAGAGTAAAAATGGTATTGCAAGGTACTTTGGAGGAGCAGTTTTATTAAGAAGAGTAGCCTTATTTGAAGTAGGTAATTGGTCCAGTAATATATATGCAAATGAAGAAATTGAATTGTATTCAAGAATGACAAAGAAAGGTTATAAAGTTGAAATCATCGATCAGGTTATGGTGAATCATTACACTGAGATTCCCAATACTAAAGAAAAAATAATGAACCTATTTATAATAAAAAACAAAAAAAATTTCATTGGCACTAGTCAAGTTTTTATTAAAGCTATTAAGGAAAGATTTTTCATCCAATTATTTCGCTTACAGCCACTCCCTTATTTACTTTTAATTTTTAATTTCCTGTTTTTAAATATACTTATATTTAGTCATTTGATTGCTTTAATTTGGTTAATTTCATCTCACATTTTATTGATAATTTTTCAAAAGGAAATTAAATCAGTTATTTTAGGTTATATTTTTCTATACTTATTAATTATGGGTCTACTTATACAGATAGTAGACTTAGCGAAATTTAAAAGAATGAAAAAAACTTAA
- a CDS encoding glycosyltransferase family 2 protein yields the protein MQKTNFHYEILIGEDCSTDNTREIIEEYARLYPEKIRIITSEKNVGPRQNSHRLLNHSKGKYIAECEGDDYWTDPYKLQQQVEYMESHPNCSLCFHAAEIIKAPKKSTGKQIRPYKENQVSPIEDIISGGGGFCPTGSLLYPKKFMETPPDFYWKAHVGDYPMQLILSSKGYTYYIDKGMAVYRIGVKGSWSSRLNEDKNFKEKMIEVYMGDISVLTAFNTYTNLRYSMQIEKKIMKLEFEILLLKKDISELKSSKFKAYINEMGFKKRIEIYVKCHLPILYIILARMKINK from the coding sequence ATGCAAAAAACAAATTTCCACTATGAAATTCTCATTGGGGAGGACTGTAGTACAGATAATACTAGGGAAATAATAGAAGAATACGCAAGACTGTATCCTGAGAAAATTAGAATAATAACTTCTGAAAAGAATGTCGGTCCTAGGCAGAATTCTCACAGACTTCTTAATCATAGTAAAGGTAAATATATTGCAGAATGCGAGGGTGATGATTATTGGACTGACCCTTACAAGCTACAACAGCAAGTTGAATATATGGAAAGCCATCCAAATTGCAGTTTGTGTTTTCATGCAGCGGAAATAATAAAAGCTCCTAAAAAATCAACCGGAAAGCAAATTAGACCTTATAAGGAAAATCAAGTAAGTCCTATAGAAGATATAATTTCAGGTGGCGGAGGGTTTTGTCCAACTGGTTCCTTGCTATATCCGAAAAAATTCATGGAAACTCCACCTGATTTTTATTGGAAAGCTCATGTAGGCGATTATCCAATGCAGTTAATACTTTCGAGTAAAGGATATACCTACTATATAGACAAAGGTATGGCGGTATATAGAATTGGAGTTAAAGGTTCGTGGTCAAGTCGTTTAAACGAAGACAAAAATTTTAAAGAAAAAATGATAGAAGTTTATATGGGAGATATTTCAGTTTTAACAGCTTTTAATACCTATACGAATTTAAGGTACTCTATGCAAATAGAGAAAAAAATAATGAAATTAGAATTTGAGATACTGCTACTTAAGAAAGATATAAGTGAATTGAAAAGCTCAAAGTTCAAAGCATATATTAATGAAATGGGCTTTAAAAAAAGAATTGAGATTTATGTAAAATGCCATTTACCAATTCTTTATATAATTTTAGCTCGAATGAAAATAAATAAATGA
- a CDS encoding lipopolysaccharide biosynthesis protein yields the protein MHGSNSLKNKTLRGLFWSSADLFANHGFQFVIQIVLARLLLPEHFGIIGMILVLIAISNSIVDSGFSQALIRDQNTSQEDYSTVFYFNLFISILLYFLLYIAAPSISMFFQSKELIGIIRVLSLVLIMNSLAIIQRVKLTKILDFKTLMKINVIAVLTSGSISIAMAYLGFGVWSLVANMISMQFVQTLLLWSFNRWMPSLIFSTQSFIKYFSFGYKLLISGLIDTFYNNLYFLIIGKFYSVAQLGYYSNSVRIRDMASQSIVATVQRVTYPVLSSTREDEKRLKSVFRKIIKTIAFINFPLMVGIAVIATPLFQLLFGEKWLPSVYYFQLLCLAGMLYPIHALNLNILKVKGRSDLFLRLEIIKKGLLTILIVLSFLFKLGIIGLICAAVINSYLSLLINMYYSAREISYSSWEQLKDIMPSFGISLFMGISVYAVAPLLPENHFFLLLCQIMIGIIVYVGLSKLLKVKELEIIYELIISLLFKRKI from the coding sequence ATGCACGGTTCAAACTCCTTAAAAAATAAAACCTTACGAGGATTGTTTTGGAGTTCCGCAGATTTATTTGCAAATCATGGGTTTCAGTTTGTTATCCAAATTGTCCTTGCGAGATTATTGCTGCCAGAACATTTTGGTATTATCGGAATGATTTTAGTGTTAATAGCAATTTCAAATTCTATAGTGGATAGTGGTTTTTCACAGGCATTGATTAGGGATCAAAATACGAGCCAAGAGGATTATTCCACGGTATTTTACTTTAATTTATTTATTTCTATTTTGCTCTATTTTCTTTTATATATTGCTGCACCTTCTATTAGTATGTTTTTTCAAAGTAAAGAATTAATTGGAATTATTCGTGTTCTCTCTCTTGTACTTATAATGAATTCATTGGCAATTATTCAAAGAGTTAAACTCACCAAAATTCTAGATTTCAAAACATTAATGAAAATAAATGTCATAGCTGTTTTAACTTCGGGAAGTATATCAATAGCTATGGCATATTTAGGTTTTGGGGTATGGAGTCTAGTTGCTAACATGATATCCATGCAATTTGTACAAACCCTTTTACTATGGAGCTTTAATAGATGGATGCCTTCATTAATATTTAGCACACAATCATTTATAAAGTATTTTAGTTTTGGTTATAAGCTACTTATATCTGGTCTCATTGATACGTTTTACAATAATTTATACTTTTTGATTATTGGTAAGTTTTACTCAGTTGCTCAACTTGGTTATTATAGCAATTCAGTTAGAATTAGAGATATGGCTTCACAGTCAATTGTTGCAACCGTTCAAAGAGTGACTTACCCGGTATTGAGTAGTACTCGAGAGGATGAGAAACGACTTAAATCAGTGTTCAGAAAAATAATCAAGACGATAGCGTTTATTAATTTCCCTTTAATGGTAGGGATAGCTGTTATCGCTACTCCTCTTTTTCAACTTCTCTTTGGGGAAAAATGGCTTCCTTCAGTATACTATTTTCAACTATTGTGTCTTGCGGGTATGCTATATCCAATCCACGCATTAAATCTTAACATATTAAAAGTCAAAGGTAGATCTGATTTGTTTTTGCGATTAGAAATTATTAAAAAAGGCCTTCTCACCATACTTATTGTACTTTCTTTCTTATTTAAGCTAGGAATCATTGGATTAATTTGCGCAGCGGTCATAAATTCTTATCTTTCATTGCTTATTAATATGTATTACTCAGCAAGAGAGATCTCCTATTCGAGCTGGGAGCAGCTGAAGGATATTATGCCATCCTTTGGGATTTCATTATTCATGGGGATTTCCGTTTATGCAGTAGCTCCATTATTACCTGAGAATCATTTCTTTTTATTACTCTGTCAAATAATGATTGGCATTATTGTATACGTTGGACTTTCCAAGCTTTTGAAGGTCAAGGAATTAGAGATTATATATGAATTAATAATTTCACTATTATTTAAGAGAAAAATATAG